From a single Scomber japonicus isolate fScoJap1 chromosome 12, fScoJap1.pri, whole genome shotgun sequence genomic region:
- the si:ch1073-184j22.2 gene encoding dual specificity protein phosphatase 18, whose protein sequence is MSVSQITPTLFLSGADGPLNAVLVSQKGITLIVNATLSHASPAYPGVECVRVPVPDLPSARLGDHFDRVAERIHANRAGGTLVHCAAGMSRSPALVMAYLMRYRAVTLCQAHRWVQDSRPYVRLNAGFWDQLLQYERRLYGKNTVKVAAPEETPPRTPRLTRLTRLAPQQPNNWLTTVPRSPLMTSSLMTSPLMTSPLMTRSPLMKRSQRMTSSNRFRRGTRV, encoded by the coding sequence ATGTCGGTGTCCCAGATCACGCCCACGCTGTTCCTGAGCGGCGCCGATGGCCCCCTGAACGCAGTGCTGGTGTCTCAGAAAGGAATCACGCTGATCGTCAACGCCACGCTGAGCCACGCCAGCCCCGCCTACCCGGGGGTGGAGTGCGTGCGGGTGCCGGTGCCAGATCTGCCTAGCGCGCGCCTCGGGGACCACTTCGACCGGGTGGCTGAACGTATCCACGCCAACCGTGCGGGAGGCACGCTGGTGCACTGCGCCGCCGGGATGAGCCGCTCTCCAGCGCTGGTGATGGCGTACCTGATGCGTTACCGTGCCGTGACGCTGTGCCAGGCGCACCGTTGGGTGCAGGACAGCCGGCCCTACGTCAGGCTGAACGCCGGCTTCTGGGACCAGCTGCTGCAGTACGAGCGCCGACTGTACGGGAAGAACACCGTCAAGGTGGCCGCACCCGAAGAGACGCCGCCGCGGACACCGAGGTTAACGAGGTTAACGAGGTTAGCTCCACAGCAGCCCAATAACTGGCTTACGACGGTACCCAGGTCaccactgatgacatcatcactgatgacatcaccactgatgacatcaccactGATGACACGATCACCACTGATGAAACGATCGCAgcggatgacatcatcaaacagatTCAGGAGGGGAACCAGAGTCTGA
- the LOC128369503 gene encoding vesicle transport protein SFT2C-like, producing the protein MAELNRQLQEYLLQSKGGKTGSQSGSSTAVDMDGAEPVSGSWFGRWSSPWSGGSAGQSSGSGGGVSWSWWSEPDPCLPGMSRRQRLVASAVCGAFSALCFALSALYAPLLLLYARKFALLWSLGSLFALAAVAVLRGPSRLAAALPTSPGAAVYLCALVGTLYAALSLHSTALTALGAALQVAVILGCLVSLLPGGSAGLRFMGGMAASALKRTVTGKTMSI; encoded by the coding sequence ATGGCGGAGCTGAACCGGCAGCTGCAGGAGTACCTGCTGCAGTCTAAAGGCGGGAAGACCGGGTCCCAGTCCGGCTCCAGCACCGCGGTGGACATGGACGGCGCAGAGCCGGTTTCGGGCAGCTGGTTCGGGCGCTGGTCCAGCCCGTGGTCCGGCGGCTCGGCCGGGCAGAGCTCCGGGAGCGGCGGCGGCGTCTCCTGGTCGTGGTGGTCGGAGCCGGACCCGTGTCTGCCGGGCATGAGCCGGCGGCAGCGGCTGGTCGCCTCCGCGGTGTGCGGCGCATTTTCCGCGCTGTGCTTCGCGCTGTCCGCTCTGTAcgcgccgctgctgctgctgtacgcACGCAAGTTCGCGCTGCTGTGGTCGCTCGGGTCGCTGTTCGCCCTGGCGGCGGTGGCGGTGCTGCGGGGCCCCAGCAGGCTGGCCGCCGCCCTGCCCACCTCCCCCGGGGCCGCCGTGTACCTGTGCGCCCTCGTGGGGACTCTGTACGCGGCGCTGAGCCTCCACAGCACGGCGCTCACCGCGCTGGGAGCCGCGCTGCAGGTGGCGGTGATCCTCGGCTGCTTGGTGTCGCTGCTGCCGGGCGGCAGCGCCGGGCTCCGCTTCATGGGCGGCATGGCGGCGTCCGCCCTCAAACGCACCGTCACCGGGAAGACCATGTCGATCTGA
- the wdr33 gene encoding pre-mRNA 3' end processing protein WDR33 has translation MATDIGSPQRFFHMPRFQHQAPRQVFYKRPDFAQQQAMQQLTFDGKRMRKAVNRKTIDYNPSVIRYLQNRLWQRDHRDFRAIQPDAGCYNDLVPPIGMSSNPMNAVTTKFVRTSTNKVKCPVFVIRWTPEGRRLVTGASSGEFTLWNGLTFNFETILQAHDSPVRAMTWSHNDMWMLTADHGGYVKYWQSNMNNVKMFQAHKEAIREASFSPTDNKFATCSDDGTVRIWDFLRCHEERILRGHGADVKCVDWHPTKGLVVSGSKDSQQPIKFWDPKTGQSLATLHAHKNTVMEVKWNLNGNWLLTASRDHLCKLFDIRNLKEELQVFRGHKKEATAVAWHPVHEGLFASGGSDGSLLFWHTGVEKEVGGMEMAHEGMIWSLAWHPLGHILCSGSNDHTSKFWTRNRPGDKMRDRYNLNLLPGMSEDGVEYDDIEPNSLASIPGMGIPEQLKAAMEQEQNSKEAAPEEMSIPGLDWGMDEVMGKDAKKVPQKKVPYAKPIPAQFQQAWAENKVPMMPPGAELKDRKVEQKVDMKKKTQAEIEQEMAALQYTNPLLLEQMKMDGNMGPPQGQGPMPPFAGPGGPGGPGGPMTPGQQGFPPNMPPQQMPNNMGPPMGPGGMQPPFMPPGQMGPPSGPQSHQGPPQGMMGPPDMQRHPGPPRNMGPQGPHGMGPRGMQGPPGGMMGPPPRGMGPRDPQGPPPQGGMMPPQGNMMGPQGPMQGGMMGPPPRTHGNYGMGNMQGPPGGMHGPPGNMQGPPGNMQGHPGNMQGPPGNMQGPHGNMQGPHGNMQGPPGNMQGPHGNMQGPQGNMQGPPGNMQGPHGNMQGPQGNMQGPPGNMQGPHGNMQGPPYLQHQGQNSGPMMHGMQGPNSKGDPRGPPPNHHMGPPDRQGPGGPGGPDQGSGPYWGDNQQGRRGPQDFDGGQDFHGREEGWRSGPGYQGGGGGGGGHRGGGGHRGGGGGNGGNWGPEDRFTRDGGDFRGRRDDRFRGGGPGRPGGRSYDEYGGQEEGFEGPEEMSRGWDSGGRGRPPPRGGGPPRGGGHDSYREQMHDGSSPAGRERSSSLQGMDMASLPPRKRPWQDGPGTGDPRERESPGADGGRPQRDDGGYGPSGRGGRGGWGPGGGPAPRRGGPAPRGAPRGGSRGR, from the exons AATCGTCTTTGGCAGCGAGACCATCGAGACTTCAGAGCCATCCAGCCCGACGCAGGATGTTATAACGAT ctggTCCCTCCCATCGGCATGTCGAGCAACCCGATGAACGCCGTCACCACAAAGTTCGTCCGGACGTCGACTAACAAAGTGAAATGTCCCGTGTTCGTGATCAGG tggaCTCCTGAAGGCCGCCGTCTGGTCACTGGAGCCTCCAGTGGAGAGTTCACTCTGTGGAACGGACTCACCTTCAACTTTGAGACCATTTTACAG GCCCACGACAGCCCGGTGCGGGCGATGACGTGGTCTCATAACGACATGTGGATGCTAACGGCGGACCACGGCGGCTACGTGAAGTACTGGCAGTCCAACATGAACAACGTCAAGATGTTCCAGGCTCACAAGGAGGCCATTAGAGAAGCCAG ttTTTCTCCCACAGATAATAAATTTGCGACGTGTTCAGACGACGGCACCGTGAGGATCTGGGACTTCCTGCGCTGCCACGAGGAGAGGAtcctcagag gtcacGGTGCTGATGTGAAGTGTGTAGACTGGCATCCCACGAAGGGTCTGGTTGTATCCGGCAGTAAAGACAGCCAGCAGCCGATCAAGTTCTGGGACCCGAAGACGGGTCAGAGCCTGGCCACGCT TCACGCCCATAAGAACACGGTGATGGAGGTGAAGTGGAACCTGAACGGTAATTGGCTGCTGACGGCGTCACGTGATCATCTCTGTAAACTGTTCGACATCAGGAACCTgaaggaggagctgcaggtgtTCAGAGGCCACAAGAAGGAGGCTACAG CGGTGGCCTGGCATCCTGTCCACGAGGGTCTGTTCGCCAGTGGAGGATCTGACGGCTCTCTGCTCTTCTGGCACACTGg GGTGGAGAAGGAGGTGGGGGGGATGGAGATGGCTCATGAGGGGATGATCTGGAGTCTGGCCTGGCATCCGCTGGGTCACATCCTCTGCTCCGGATCCAACGACCACACCAG TAAATTCTGGACCAGGAACCGTCCGGGTGATAAGATGAGGGACCGGTACAACCTGAACCTGCTGCCGGGGATGTCAGAGGACGGAGTGGAGTACG atgACATCGAGCCCAACAGCCTGGCCTCCATTCCTGGGATGGGGATCCCCGAGCAGCTGAAGGCGGCCATGGAGCAGGAGCAGAACA GTAAAGAGGCGGCTCCAGAGGAGATGTCCATCCCGGGTCTGGACTGGGGAATGGACGAGGTCATGGGCAAAGACGCCAAGAAAGTCCCGCAGAAGAAAGTCCCGTACGCCAAACCGATCCCAGCTCAGTTCCAACAG GCCTGGGCGGAGAACAAGGTTCCCATGATGCCCCCTGGTGCTGAACTGAAGGACCGGAAGGTCGAGCAGAAAGtcgacatgaagaagaaaactcaGGCAGAGATCGAGCAGGAGATGGCAGCTCTGCAGTACACCAACCCCCTGCTGCTGGAG CAGATGAAGATGGACGGGAACATGGGCCCCCCGCAGGGACAAGGCCCTATGCCCCCCTTTGCCGGACCTGGAGGCCCCGGGGGTCCTGGGGGCCCCATGACCCCTGGCCAACAGGGTTTCCCCCCAAACATGCCTCCTCAGCAGATGCCCAACAACATGGGGCCCCCCATGGGCCCTGGAGGCATGCAGCCTCCTTTCATGCCCCCTGGACAGATGGGGCCTCCTTCTGGACCCCAGTCTCACCAGGGGCCCCCTCAGGGCATGATGGGACCACCAGACATGCAGAGGCATCCTGGCCCTCCCAGGAACATGGGCCCCCAAGGGCCTCACGGTATGGGTCCCAGAGGGATGCAGGGGCCACCTGGTGGGATGATGGGCCCCCCTCCTCGAGGAATGGGCCCCAGGGATCCTCAGGGGCCTCCACCTCAGGGGGGTATGATGCCACCTCAAGGGAATATGATGGGCCCTCAGGGTCCTATGCAGGGTGGGATGATGGGGCCCCCACCCAGGACACATGGTAACTATGGGATGGGCAACATGCAGGGACCCCCAGGAGGGATGCATGGTCCTCCAGGAAACATGCAGGGACCCCCAGGTAACATGCAAGGACACCCAGGGAACATGCAGGGGCCCCCTGGTAACATGCAAGGACCCCATGGTAACATGCAGGGACCCCATGGTAACATGCAGGGGCCCCCTGGTAACATGCAAGGACCCCATGGAAACATGCAGGGGCCCCAAGGTAACATGCAAGGACCTCCAGGAAACATGCAAGGACCCCATGGAAACATGCAGGGGCCTCAAGGTAACATGCAGGGGCCTCCAGGAAACATGCAAGGACCCCATGGAAACATGCAGGGGCCCCCCTACCTGCAGCACCAG GGCCAGAATTCGGGGCCAATGATGCACGGGATGCAGGGGCCCAACAGCAAAG GAGACCCTCGGGGGCCGCCGCCCAACCACCACATGGGCCCCCCAGATCGGCAGGGACCCGGAGGGCCTGGAGGACCAGACCAGGGCTCGGGGCCTTACTGGGGGGATAACCAGCAGGGTCGACGTGGGCCGCAGGACTTTGACGGAGGCCAGGACTTCCACGGCAGAGAGGAGGGCTGGAGGTCTGGACCCGGGTaccagggaggaggaggaggaggagggggccacagagggggaggagggcaccgaggaggaggaggggggaacgGAGGGAACTGGGGCCCCGAAGACCGGTTTACCCGAGACGGAGGGGACTTCAGAGGACGGAGAGACGACAG GTTCAGAGGGGGGGGCCCCGGCCGGCCCGGAGGACGAAGTTACGACGAGTACGGGGGCCAAGAGGAGGGCTTCGAGGGGCCCGAAGAGATGAGTCGAGGCTGGGACAGCGGAGGCCGAGGGAGGCCCCCACCACGAGGAGGAGGGCCCCctagaggaggag GTCATGACAGTTACCGTGAACAGATGCATGATGGGTCGTCTCCGGCGGGTCGTGAGCGCTCGTCCTCTCTGCAGGGAATGGACATGGCGTCTCTGCCCCCCCGAAAGCGTCCGTGGCAGGACGGGCCGGGAACCGGAGACCCTCGAGAGCGCGAGTCCCCCGGAGCTGACGGAG GTCGGCCTCAGAGGGACGACGGCGGCTACGGTCCATCAGGGCGAGGCGGACGGGGCGGCTGGGGCCCGGGAGGGGGACCGGCCCCCAGGAGAGGAGGACCTGCACCCAGAGGAGCACCGAGGGGGGGCAGCCGCGGTCGGTAG